Genomic window (Candidatus Nitrosocosmicus franklandus):
GATCTTGTTTTTATGAAGAATTTCTTTCGCCTGCTCTATTGTTGTACCTACTTTTGCAGAAATCACATCTCTAGTCATTAAATCTGAGACTAGAGTATCTAGATTGCGTTCAAAGACTGTATCTCGTCGTGTAAGGATACCACATAGCTTGTTTTCCTTATCTCTCACAAGGAGTCCTGAGATACCATTTTCCAACATTAAAGAATTGGCTTCGCGTATATTACTATCAGGACTTATAGTATGAGGTTGTTCAATAACTACAGACTCGCTTCTCTTAACTTTAAGGACTTGTTCCACTTGTTCGTTTATGGTCATAAACCTATGAATAATTCCTATCCCGCCTTCCCTCGCTAGTGCAATAGCCATTCGAGATTCGGTTACCGAATCCATATTCGCGCTTATAATAGGGATGTTCAAATTTACATTTGAAGATAATCGGGTTTTTAACTTAGTTTGAGCACGTGACACGATAGGGGATTTTTTAGGAACCAAGAGAACATCATCAAAGGTAAGGCCTTCTTTGAAGTACAATATTACCTTTATCCATAACATGTTCTAGGATTATAAGCGTTTTCATTTGTGTATTTTACGACATCATCATCAAGTCATGAAATCAAAAGAATATGGATTTCAATCCTGTGATTAGGCATCACAGAAAAAGTGTTTCTACACGACTTTCCTTTAATAAAAATAGGGATGAGAATGTTGTTCTTATCTATTGTGTTTGTTAGGGTGTAGGCGAGGTAGTGGAAGGCGTAGAGGATTGGCTCGAAGAGTTTGTAGAGCTATTAGAAGTAGCAGAAGCAGAATTAGCTGATTGTGAATTTGATTCAACACCTAACGGAATTTCAACGAAAGGAATTGCCCCTAAATTATTGGCTCCACCAGCACCGCCGCCGCCACCGCCGCCGGTAACAAGTGGTAGCTTTCCATCCCACTTTTGTGCATGTAGCCATTTAAGATATTCAGTACTATTTCTGAGCTGAGCATCAATAATTTTGACTGCTTCTGATTCACCCTGAGCCCTGAGTATGTTAGCCTGTCTCTGACCTTCTGCTGAAGCAATATTGGCCTTTTGTTCTCCCAACGCTCGTGCTTCTGTTTGTTGTGCCTCTATCTGAATCCTTCTCAGTTCATTCTGTGCTTGGAGTGCCCGTTGTTCGGCTTGAACCTTAGCTTCTACTGCCTGAACGAACTGATCTGAAAACTGAAAGTCAGTTATAGAAATAGTATCTGTCAAGATATTGTAAGGTGTCAACCTAGCCTCGATTTGTTCTTGAATTTCAGATTTTACCTGATCCCTTTTAGTAATCAATTCTTCGGCATTATATCTAGCGGTCACCTGTTTTACGGATTCCTGAATCGTAGGAACTATCACCCTGTTAGAATAATCAAGACCAATTTCTTTGTATAATATTGGTACAGTATCAGGATTTAGACGATAATTTAACGCTACCTCAGTCGCGACATTCTGAAGGTCTTTTGAGGCAGACGTAGTACTCTCCACTATTTTTTGGGTTCTAACCTCTACAGGTACGATCGAGTCTCTAAAAGGTAATACAAAATGTAACCCCTCGCTTAAGGATACAGAGGTATCTACTGCTCCAAATTTGAGCAATACGCCCCTGTTACCGGCCTCCACGATCTTTAAACTTGAGGTCAAGACAACAAAAATTATTATAATAGCAATTATTGCAGGTATAGCGATTTTTAACGGACTAGAAAAACCAAATCCACCTCCACCACCGACATCTTCCAATGGTTCTCCATCTGGAGTAATCCTCCTATTTCGTTTAGATTTAAAAAAATCTACCATGTTTATATTAAATTATGACTATACGTGATTTAAATATTTACAAATAACTGTTGTGTTTTTAAAATCTCCCAAACCTTTCGACAAATTCCTCTGAAAAATTTGCAGTATCAGATAATTCGGACTCGTGTTTCAAATTTTTCTCCTTAATCCATATGATATTGCCATCCAGATCTATGATGATTCCTTTTGATCTCTCCAAGTATCTCAAAATGGCATTAATCTTGTCAAGAGATAGAGCAGGACTCAATAGGCGTTTAAGATCTCTCAGTTTGGGAAATGGTTTCACATCTTTGATTTTATCGATAAAATATTCTACATCTGACTCGGTAAATTCATTTAACGCATGTAGTTTCCTTTTTTTATTGATTTTTTTCTTTTTAATACCAAAAATAATACTAGAATACAACTATTTAACATTAATGACAAATTGGTTTTCGAAACTAAGGCAAATTGTTATAGTATTAGTAAGTAATTATAAACAAAGGATTATTTATTAACGGTCATAAATTGACATTGTTTGCCCTTAGATGTAGAAGATTACAAGTGCAAAAGGAAAAAAAACTATTTTGAAAATCGTCTAGACTTTATTCGTAATGCTCATAACGAAAAGAAAGGAGACGAAATTAGAACTGACAGAATGGAAGACTATTTGGAGGTAATCTATGAATTAATCCAGCAAAAGGGCTACGCAACTACAGCGGATATATCTGACTACCTTAACGTAAGTTCTCCTAGTGTAACCAAAATGGTTAAAAAGTTAAGTGAAAATCGTTATTTGATTTATGAAAAGTATAGAGGATTGCAGCTAACTGCGGACGGAATTAATATTGCGAAAAACATACAGCAAAAGCACAGTTTATTCGCAGAATTTCTGAAGATGATAGGAGTCGAGGATAAAATAGCTCACCAAGATGCTGAAGGCATAGAACACCATCTTCATCCTCAAACAATAAAAAAGTTAGAGAGGTTAATAATTATTTTAAAGACAATCAATCAAAATGTCATCAAGGACTTGTAAGCGCGTATACTCTGCTTAATCTAAAACCTAAAAATTATGGAAAGGGTAGATTTACATCTATCTTTAGATATGAAATATCAACTATACCCTTACTATACGAATCTGATAGTCCATTGAGATTCGCTAGATTTTGTAGGTTGCATAAATTCAAAAAGTCACATTTGTATGCGTTTGTTTGATTTACGTAATATTGATTTGAAGGAAGATTTTCAAATATGGATTGTGATTGGACGTATGGAAAAATATAATTGGAGTCATGTCCTGGTATATTTATTAACATCAATATTATACCGCTTAGAGCAAAGATCAGGTAATGACTCATTTTGTATTATAACCTAAATTGCCAATTTAGTTATAATTGGATTTCCACTAATAGTGCTATTAATTTAAACCTAATCGATTTACTAGAAAAATAAACACAAAAATTAGCAAAGAAGTATGAATCAAAAAATCTTCTAGCGACCGCAGTTCATTTTGAATTCCCAGATTTTTCGATATATCGGAACATGACCAAAAAACTGACTTTCAAGATTATATCTTGTTGGCCTCATCATCATTATTATTATCGCCGTCGTCTTGTTCATCTCATTTAGCTTAGCAACATAAAGTGATATAATAAGCGAACCTTGGGTAGTTGTTGTAAGAACGTAATTTCCATTATTTTGAGACACTCATACAGTTAAAAAAGCTAAAGGAAATAGACTAACAAGATCCCTCGGCAATTAATTTGGGTTGCAAAGCCAAGTGAAATTTCCATATCGTTCAAAGCATAACCTTGTAGAGTCTATTATTCACCACGATCTAAAATATAGAAAATCAACATGCCCAGCCTTGATCACGTATAACCATTTTATTTCATTCTTTATTATAGATTACAGATTTACCAGTTCAAAAAACCTTCAATAGTCCTCTTGATAGGAAAAATTAAATGTTTGAACAAGAGAATGATTTTAACAGGAGAAAATTTTCACATGACACCTATCCCTAATTGGAAACGCTGGATAATATATAATTTGATTGGAGAAGGTGTTCACAATGTTCTTTTTGATGATCAGTTGAAAAAATTGTGTGGGAACAATTATGATGAAAACTTTGAAATCGCACTAAATAGTCTTGTCGATAATGGAATACTTCTTAAGCTAGAGACGAACAGACGAAAAAAATACATTGTAAACTATGACAAGTTAATAGAGGCAAAAAAGATACTAAATGACAATCGAAACTGGAAATTAAGCAGAGAAATTCAAAAGACAGGATGGAGATCGGATCAAAGGGGAGAAGGGGGTTCTGATGACATACACCGCTTTTATTCAGAACCAGAAGGATATTCGTTTTGGTTCAATTTAGAAGAAAACCCAAGGAAGAAGAAAAGTATTTACAATATTTATAGGAGAAAAACAGATGACCTAGAGTTTGCAGCACAAATTCTAACCCAAAAGCACTCAAAGATATTATATTTGGGATCACTTAGACACAATCATTCAGTAATTTCGATTCTTTGGCGTGCATGCGTAGATCTATCAACAGGTACAGATCCCAAAAGAAACAGGAATTTCATCTTGCAGGATTTGCAAGATAAAGAAAGGAAAGCTTGTGGAAATAATCGTCAAAGAGGAAAAATTGCTTTGGCCATATTTAAGAAACTGGAATTTATAACTGAACAAGGTAGGAAAGGGAACTCAACATTGTATACCATTACCGGCAAGTCTCCACCTTTTTCGACACTGGATGATGTAATCAACGTTTGATCTATATAGTCAGAGTGAAAACTGTGTAAAACGTAATCCTATTATTAAATGAAAGATAATTTAGAAACATGGAAATTCTGGAGGAAAAGTCTCTTGCCAAACAAATATTTAAAAAGTATTCAGCAAATCCCAAAAACTGGAATTTTATAATCTCCACAAACCCAATAAAGGACGGATTTTATGATGCGACCATATTCAGTCCGGAAGATTCTTGGAAACTAAAGATAGATTCTATTTATAAACCATCACCAATTATTACAGGTACAAGGCTAGACCTAGATAAGAGGATAGTAGAAAGAGAATTCAATGAAACTTTGATTCCTTTTGGATACAGAAAAATAGATCCTCCGGTTTTTGTGAACATTCTTAAGAGACTGTATGAAGAGCACAATTCCATTGCAAGAAAGAACAGCGATTATCTAAATCAAGAGCTAGCTTCCCTTTTGAATTCCACCGAACCTACGGTACCAACGCAAGGTACAGAGTATCTCTATGGACCATTCTTGTATACTAACAGAAACCTAAATGGTAAGAGCAGATATGAAGACATGGTTTCAGAAAAATTGTCACAGAGTATTAAGAAAAAGATCAAAGAGCGATATCCAGGTTATGGATAAGAAAATTGAATGGAAAGTTAGAGTACCGATCCTTTGAGAGCAAAGCGTTACAAGGAAATCCACTAGGAGATCCCATAAGAAGAGATATCATAATTTATACAAGTGAAAACTATAAGGCTAGCAATTCAGCAGGGTATCCGACCATTTTCTTCCTCCCTGCTTTTGGTAACGATGGCTATTCTGCGGTTAAACACGACCCGTTTTCAATCTCAATATACGAAAGGCTTGACAGACTAGTCAAAAGTGGTAAATGCGGGGATATGATATTAACTATTGTAAATTGCTTTAATAGATTAGGTGGAAGTCAATACATTAATTCGCAAGCCATTGGAAATTATGAGAACTACATGATAGATGAGATTATTCCTTTTATTGATTCCAACTATAATGTTTCAAAACGAGCGGTCTTGGGCAAGTCTTCTGGAGGT
Coding sequences:
- a CDS encoding prohibitin family protein; translation: MVDFFKSKRNRRITPDGEPLEDVGGGGGFGFSSPLKIAIPAIIAIIIIFVVLTSSLKIVEAGNRGVLLKFGAVDTSVSLSEGLHFVLPFRDSIVPVEVRTQKIVESTTSASKDLQNVATEVALNYRLNPDTVPILYKEIGLDYSNRVIVPTIQESVKQVTARYNAEELITKRDQVKSEIQEQIEARLTPYNILTDTISITDFQFSDQFVQAVEAKVQAEQRALQAQNELRRIQIEAQQTEARALGEQKANIASAEGQRQANILRAQGESEAVKIIDAQLRNSTEYLKWLHAQKWDGKLPLVTGGGGGGGAGGANNLGAIPFVEIPLGVESNSQSANSASATSNSSTNSSSQSSTPSTTSPTP
- the mntR gene encoding transcriptional regulator MntR produces the protein MPLDVEDYKCKRKKNYFENRLDFIRNAHNEKKGDEIRTDRMEDYLEVIYELIQQKGYATTADISDYLNVSSPSVTKMVKKLSENRYLIYEKYRGLQLTADGINIAKNIQQKHSLFAEFLKMIGVEDKIAHQDAEGIEHHLHPQTIKKLERLIIILKTINQNVIKDL